From the genome of Triticum urartu cultivar G1812 unplaced genomic scaffold, Tu2.1 TuUngrouped_contig_4331, whole genome shotgun sequence, one region includes:
- the LOC125527673 gene encoding obtusifoliol 14-alpha demethylase-like produces the protein MEFPRVLWLAFVPIFVAVVSIMMARRRATSFPTSKRSPPPPPTAAGAPFLGILPALLAKGPLRVLCDAHAEMGSVFTVRLLHRKVTFLVGPDVSSHFYQGLESEISQDEVSQFTTPTFGPGVAFDVDFATRREQFRFFGDAMKPAKLRSYARLMVREVEEYFARWGQSGTVDLKQELEHLVTLIASRCLFGEEVRAKMLAEVATHLRELNDGMRLVTILLPHLPIPAHHRRDKARARLGEIFSDIVSSRKASCPDGSRNVVDDMLQCLIDSRYKDGRATTETEVVGMLVSALFAGQHTSSSTGTWTGARLLARANAKHLRAAVQEQERIMARHGDRVDYEVLQEMDTLHRCVKEVLRLPPPATMLPRPP, from the exons ATGGAATTTCCGAGAGTCCTTTGGCTAGCATTTGTTCCTATTTTCGTTGCAGTCGTGTCCATCATGATGGCACGACGACGGGCGACGTCCTTCCCAACAAGCAAACGATCACCTCCTCCGCCGCCCACGGCCGCAGGGGCTCCCTTTCTTGGCATCCTCCCAGCGCTTCTCGCCAAGGGCCCGCTGCGAGTGCTCTGCGATGCCCACGCGGAGATGGGGAGCGTGTTCACGGTGAGATTGTTGCATCGCAAGGTCACCTTCCTGGTTGGGCCAGACGTGTCGAGCCATTTCTACCAAGGACTGGAGTCAGAAATCAGCCAGGATGAGGTCTCGCAGTTCACCACTCCGACCTTCGGGCCCGGCGTCGCCTTCGACGTGGATTTCGCCACTCGGCGCGAGCAGTTCCGCTTCTTTGGGGACGCAATGAAGCCGGCCAAGCTCAGAAGCTACGCCCGCCTCATGGTGCGCGAAGTCGAG GAGTACTTTGCGAGATGGGGACAGTCCGGCACGGTTGACTTGAAGCAGGAGCTAGAGCACCTCGTCACGCTCATCGCCAGCCGGTGCTTGTTCGGGGAGGAGGTTCGGGCCAAGATGCTGGCCGAGGTCGCAACTCACCTCCGTGAACTCAACGACGGCATGCGCCTCGTCACCATCCTATTACCGCA CCTGCCGATCCCGGCGCATCACAGACGTGACAAGGCGCGCGCTAGGCTCGGCGAGATATTCTCCGACATCGTCAGCTCCCGCAAAGCAAGCTGCCCCGATGGCAGCCGAAACGTCGTCGATGACATGCTCCAGTGCCTGATCGATTCCAGGTACAAAGACGGCCGCGCCACGACCGAGACGGAAGTGGTCGGAATGCTGGTCTCTGCGCTGTTCGCGGGGCAGCACACAAGCTCCAGCACGGGCACGTGGACCGGAGCGCGCCTCCTCGCGCGCGCCAACGCCAAGCATCTGCGCGCTGCCGTCCAGGAGCAGGAGCGGATCATGGCGCGGCACGGGGACCGCGTGGACTAC